One Molothrus aeneus isolate 106 chromosome 6, BPBGC_Maene_1.0, whole genome shotgun sequence genomic window carries:
- the LOC136558353 gene encoding acetyl-coenzyme A synthetase 2-like, mitochondrial, producing MARLLARTCCFKALSQAPRCPSGLVAARPWSHGPLTAYMPEAIAFPRPKDHQDLYKLSVEQSDIFWGALGRSRLTWITPFHSVQDCNLYQGRVSWFLGGQLNVTVNCLDRHVHVAPDKVALIWEKDEPGEEVRVTYRELLELTCRLGNTLKRQGVKRGDRVTIYMPPCPLAVASMLACARIGAVHAVVFAGFSAESLADRIRDAQSETVITVNQGLRGGKIIELKKTVDQAVKQCPGVKRVLVSMRTTSKVPMTALDVPLEEEMMKEDAYCEPAVMDSEDMLFLLYTSGSTGKPKGLVHSQAGYLLFAALTHKYVFDYQDRDIFGCVADIGWITGHTYVVYGPLCNGGTTVLFESTPVYPNPGRYWEMVERLRINQFYGAPTAIRLLLRYGNEWVKKYDRSSLKMLGSVGEPINKEAWEWYFRVVGETRCPVVDTWWQTETGGICISPRPSNPGAEILPGMAMRPFFGISPSLLDDKGNVLLGNDVSGALCISQAWPGMARTIYNDHKRFLKTYLTSYSGFFFTGDGVYRTSEGYYQLTGRLDDIISISGHRLGTAEVENVVNHHVAVAESAVIGYPHEIKGEGAYVFVVLKKKASDYTQETLAAELQELISKKIAKYAAPDYVQVTHRLPKTRSGKIMRRVLRKIVEDKASELGDLTTLDDHEAVQQIIEGHKHLVERQKGH from the exons atggccaggctgctggccaGGACCTGCTGCTTCAAAGCTCTTTCTCAGGCTCCCAGATGCCCttctgggctggtggctgccagACCCTGGAGCCACGGGCCTCTCACTGCCTACATGCCTGAAGCCATCGCCTTCCCCAGACCCAAGGACCACCAAGATTTGTACAAGCTGTCAGTGGAGCAGAGTGACATCTTCTGGGGAGCACTAGGAAGGAGCCGGCTCACCTGGATCACCCCCTTCCACTCTGTCCAGGACTGCAACTTGTACCAGGGCAGAGTCTCCTGGTTCCTGGGGGGGCAGCTGAATGTGACAG TGAATTGTCTGGACCGTCATGTCCATGTAGCCCCAGACAAAGTGGCCTTAATCTGGGAGAAGGATGAACCTGGAGAGGAGGTACGGGTGACCTACAG GGAACTGCTGGAGCTGACGTGCCGCCTGGGAAATACCCTGAAACGGCAAGGGGTGAAGCGGGGTGACAGGGTGACAATCTACATGCCCCCGTGCCCACTGGCAGTGGCCAGCATGCTGGCTTGTGCCCGCATCGGGGCCGTGCACGCTGTGGTGTTTGCTGGCTTCAGTGCAGAGTCTCTGGCTGACAGGATCAGGGATG CCCAGTCAGAGACAGTGATTACAGTGAACCAGGGGCTAAGAGGTGGTAAGATTATTGAGCTAAAGAAGACAGTGGACCAGGCTGTGAAGCAGTGCCCTGGAGTGAAACGGGTTCTGGTTTCCATGAGGACCACCAGCAAGGTTCCCATGACAGCTCTAGATGTGCCCCTGGAGGAG GAGATGATGAAGGAGGATGCATACTGTGAGCCTGCTGTCATGGACAGTGAAGACATGTTGTTTCTTCTCTACACATCAGGCAGCACTGGCAAACCCAAGGGCTTGGTTCATTCCCAGGCTGGTTActtgctgtttgctgctctcACACACAAG TACGTGTTCGACTaccaggacagggacatcttTGGCTGTGTGGCAGATATCGGCTGGATCACGGGACACACCTACGTGGTCTATGGCCCCCTCTGCAATGGTGGTACCACGGTCCTTTTTGAGAGCACTCCTGTCTACCCTAACCCTG GCCGCTACTGGGAAATGGTAGAGAGGTTAAGAATTAACCAGTTTTATGGGGCACCCACCGCCATCCGCCTGCTCCTGAGGTACGGCAATGAATGGGTGAAGAAGTATGACCGCTCTTCTCTCAAAATGCTTGGCTCAG TGGGGGAACCCATCAACAAGGAGGCGTGGGAATGGTACTTCCGTGTGGTCGGCGAGACACGATGCCCAGTAGTGGACACTTGGTGGCAAACTG AAACAGGAGGCATCTGTATCTCACCCCGTCCTTCTAATCCTGGAGCTGAAATCCTTCCAGGCATGGCTATGAGACCCTTTTTTGGGATCAGCCCCTCCCTCTTGGATGACAAG GGAAATGTCCTTCTGGGAAATGATGTCTCAGGAGCTCTTTGCATCTCACAAGCCTGGCCTGGTATGGCACGAACCATTTACAATGACCACAAGAGATTTCTGAAAACTTACCTGACTTCTTATTCAG GATTTTTCTTCACTGGGGATGGTGTGTATCGTACCAGTGAGGGCTACTACCAGCTAACAGGACGGCTAGATGACATCATTAGCATCAGTGGACACcggctgggcactgcagaggtGGAGAATGTTGTG AATCACCATGTGGCAGTGGCAGAGTCTGCTGTCATTGGCTACCCACATGAGATCAAGGGAGAAG GAGCCTATGTGTTTGTTGTGCTGAAGAAGAAGGCCAGTGACTacacacaggagactcttgctGCTGAGCTACAGGAGCTCATCTCAAAGAAGATTGCTAAGTATGCAGCTCCAGATTATGTTCAG GTCACACACCGGCTGCCCAAGACACGCTCAGGGAAGATTATGCGTCGGGTGCTGCGGAAAATTGTGGAGGACAAGGCCAGTGAGCTTGGGGACCTAACCACACTGGATGACCATGAGGCTGTGCAGCAGATCATAGAGGGACACAAGCACCTTGTGGAGCGGCAGAAGGGCCACTAG